From a region of the Bacillota bacterium genome:
- the polA gene encoding DNA polymerase I — MSQNRMLVIDGNSLAHRAFHAIPLLSNSEGIITNAAYGFTTMLFKVLQERKPELVAVAFDKGKITFRHSQYSEYKMHRKATPDELRPQFPLLKDILKAMRIPIFEVDNYEADDLIGAIVTKAEEKNLNCLIVSGDRDVLQLVSPSTTVLHTKKGISQLEEYDEESVKNKFGVTPQYFTDLKGLMGDSSDNIPGVPGIGPKTAAKLLQEYPSIEELLANKEKLPSRWHNKLEEFDQQALMSKELATITREVPVEIDIEKCRWHGPDYPELLQIFSRLEFKSLVKNIIEEMGEKPVKEDDNDHADSGFSPYTPTYSVAKTEEKLDQLKQKVNNTGKMAVAINQNKQGELTSIALTPAAGENFYVPLDNKVDNEQIPQVLKDLCSDPGIKKYCHDAKRITRLLYFLGVPFENIAFDTMVAAYLLNPGYTGLEVNELALKYLNIVLPSQQEQNTAAIAESIYTMVKILEDKLKENDLFDLYYNVELPLISILARMEIDGVAVDAQKLKEMSAGLKKQIEDIAADIYSLAGEEFNINSTRQLGQILFEKLELPVIKRTKTGYSTDAKVLEELTGSHTIIEKIITHRQLAKLKSTYVDGLTHLVNRTTGKLHTTFHQTVTATGRLSSAEPNLQNIPIRLEQGRRIRKVFLPRKTDNIILAADYSQIELRILAHMSSDAVLSEAFEQQQDIHSRTASEVFGVDMDQVTRDLRSRAKAVNFGIVYGMSEFGLSRDIKVTRAEAKRYIENYFARYTGVQSYIQQTIDEARKNGYVTTILHRKRYLPDIFSPNRNVRNFGERTAVNTPIQGSAADIIKLSMVKVADELKKQNLQAKMILQVHDELIFDVPQEELTSLIKLVRECMENAISLNVPLIVDLKAGPNWYDVKKL, encoded by the coding sequence ATGTCACAGAATAGAATGTTGGTAATCGATGGTAACAGCTTGGCCCACAGAGCCTTTCATGCCATACCTTTGCTGTCTAACAGCGAAGGTATTATTACTAATGCCGCTTACGGATTTACAACTATGTTGTTTAAAGTACTACAAGAGCGCAAACCGGAGCTGGTTGCCGTGGCGTTTGATAAAGGGAAAATCACTTTCAGACACAGCCAGTATTCCGAATACAAGATGCACAGGAAAGCTACACCCGACGAACTCAGACCTCAATTCCCATTATTAAAAGATATTTTAAAAGCGATGCGCATCCCTATTTTTGAGGTGGACAACTACGAAGCAGATGACCTTATAGGTGCCATCGTTACCAAAGCGGAAGAGAAGAACTTGAACTGCCTGATAGTTTCGGGAGACCGTGACGTATTACAACTTGTCTCCCCTAGTACAACAGTTCTACATACAAAAAAAGGAATCAGCCAACTAGAAGAATATGACGAGGAAAGCGTAAAAAATAAATTCGGGGTTACCCCGCAATATTTTACTGACCTTAAGGGTCTGATGGGCGACTCTTCCGATAATATCCCGGGTGTACCCGGGATAGGTCCAAAAACTGCCGCTAAATTACTCCAGGAGTACCCCAGTATAGAAGAATTGCTGGCCAATAAAGAGAAACTACCGTCCCGCTGGCATAACAAGCTGGAGGAATTTGATCAACAGGCTCTGATGTCCAAGGAATTAGCAACAATAACGCGTGAAGTACCGGTGGAAATCGATATAGAAAAGTGCCGGTGGCACGGTCCCGATTACCCCGAGCTGCTGCAAATCTTCAGTCGCCTTGAATTCAAATCTCTAGTTAAAAATATTATCGAGGAAATGGGTGAAAAGCCGGTTAAAGAAGATGATAATGATCATGCAGATAGCGGTTTTAGCCCCTATACCCCTACGTATTCTGTCGCAAAAACTGAAGAAAAGCTTGATCAGCTAAAGCAAAAGGTAAACAACACCGGGAAAATGGCCGTTGCCATTAACCAAAACAAGCAGGGTGAATTAACTTCTATCGCATTAACACCGGCCGCCGGGGAAAACTTTTATGTTCCATTAGATAACAAAGTGGATAATGAACAGATTCCACAGGTGTTAAAGGATCTCTGTTCTGATCCTGGCATTAAAAAATACTGTCACGATGCTAAAAGAATTACCAGACTGCTTTATTTTTTGGGAGTACCTTTTGAAAATATAGCCTTTGATACCATGGTGGCCGCCTACCTGTTAAATCCCGGTTATACTGGGTTAGAGGTCAATGAGCTGGCCCTAAAATACTTGAATATAGTGCTCCCCTCCCAGCAAGAACAAAATACTGCGGCAATTGCTGAAAGCATTTATACTATGGTTAAAATATTGGAAGATAAACTGAAGGAAAATGATTTATTTGATCTTTATTATAACGTTGAGCTTCCCCTTATTTCTATATTGGCACGCATGGAGATAGACGGAGTAGCGGTGGACGCACAAAAGCTAAAGGAGATGTCCGCCGGTCTAAAAAAACAAATTGAAGACATTGCCGCAGATATATACTCCCTGGCCGGGGAAGAATTTAATATAAATTCTACACGGCAGCTGGGCCAAATTCTCTTTGAAAAACTGGAATTACCCGTTATCAAGCGCACTAAAACCGGTTATTCCACTGACGCCAAGGTATTAGAAGAATTAACCGGTAGTCATACGATAATAGAAAAGATTATCACCCACCGCCAACTGGCTAAACTAAAATCTACTTATGTTGACGGTCTGACTCACCTGGTTAACCGCACCACCGGCAAGCTTCATACTACCTTTCACCAGACTGTTACAGCTACGGGGCGTCTTTCCAGCGCCGAGCCGAACCTGCAAAACATACCCATTAGACTGGAACAAGGACGAAGAATAAGAAAGGTATTTTTACCGCGGAAGACCGACAACATCATTTTGGCAGCTGATTATTCTCAGATAGAATTGCGTATTCTTGCCCACATGTCCAGTGACGCCGTTCTCAGCGAAGCCTTTGAGCAGCAACAGGACATACATTCAAGAACCGCCTCGGAAGTATTTGGGGTCGATATGGACCAGGTGACAAGGGACCTGCGCAGCCGGGCAAAGGCCGTAAATTTTGGTATTGTTTATGGTATGAGTGAGTTTGGCCTTTCCAGAGATATCAAAGTCACCCGGGCAGAGGCCAAGCGATATATTGAAAACTATTTTGCCCGGTATACCGGGGTGCAGAGTTATATACAGCAAACCATAGACGAGGCACGGAAGAACGGTTATGTAACCACCATTTTGCATCGAAAACGCTACCTACCTGACATCTTCAGTCCTAACCGTAATGTGCGTAATTTCGGTGAGCGGACAGCGGTGAATACACCTATTCAGGGGAGCGCCGCAGATATTATAAAATTGTCTATGGTAAAAGTTGCCGATGAATTAAAGAAGCAAAACCTTCAGGCCAAGATGATACTACAAGTACACGACGAATTAATTTTTGACGTACCGCAAGAAGAATTAACATCCCTTATTAAACTCGTACGGGAATGTATGGAAAACGCCATTAGTTTGAATGTACCACTGATCGTAGATTTAAAAGCAGGGCCCAATTGGTATGATGTGAAAAAACTTTAG
- the mutM gene encoding bifunctional DNA-formamidopyrimidine glycosylase/DNA-(apurinic or apyrimidinic site) lyase has translation MPELPEVETIKRSLEKKLLGTVITEVKIYLPKVIRLQTQDAFIQQITGKKIIGLGRRGKYLLIHLSENLTLVIHLRMTGRLVYTSPCTPAKHTHAVFILDSGFELHFNDTRQFGKIILSPSNELDAVPGLKDLGIEPLDENFDKNVFRRDLRRRRAKIKSLLLDQTFIAGLGNIYVDEALHRARINPQRIAASLKPREVTNLYHAIRKVLREGIKNRGTTFRDYVDGDGRMGNYQELLRVYSREGQPCLNCETEIKRMKLGGRSSYFCPRCQKAK, from the coding sequence ATGCCCGAATTACCGGAAGTTGAAACTATTAAAAGATCTCTGGAAAAAAAACTGCTTGGCACCGTAATAACAGAAGTAAAAATTTACTTGCCTAAGGTAATTCGATTGCAGACACAGGATGCTTTTATACAACAGATTACGGGCAAAAAAATTATTGGTTTGGGCAGAAGAGGGAAATATTTGCTCATTCACCTCTCAGAGAATTTAACATTGGTAATACACCTACGCATGACCGGGCGCCTGGTATACACATCGCCTTGTACGCCGGCAAAACACACGCATGCAGTTTTCATATTAGACAGCGGGTTTGAGCTCCACTTTAACGACACGCGCCAGTTTGGCAAAATAATACTCAGTCCTTCCAATGAACTGGATGCTGTGCCCGGGCTTAAAGATTTAGGCATAGAGCCCCTTGACGAAAACTTTGACAAAAACGTTTTCCGGCGCGATTTGCGCCGGCGAAGGGCAAAGATAAAAAGTCTTTTACTGGATCAAACATTTATCGCCGGTCTGGGTAACATATATGTGGATGAAGCACTGCACCGCGCACGCATTAACCCGCAGCGAATTGCAGCCTCGTTAAAGCCGAGAGAAGTAACCAACCTATACCATGCCATTCGTAAGGTTCTCAGAGAAGGCATCAAAAACCGCGGCACCACTTTCAGGGATTACGTGGACGGGGATGGTAGAATGGGTAACTACCAGGAATTACTCCGCGTTTACAGTAGAGAAGGTCAGCCCTGCCTGAATTGCGAAACAGAAATTAAGAGAATGAAACTAGGTGGCCGCAGTTCCTATTTTTGTCCCCGCTGTCAAAAGGCTAAATAA
- the ytaF gene encoding sporulation membrane protein YtaF, with the protein MEILTLVLFALALNLDAFGAGTAYGIRNIKLPLTSILIISAMSMAAIAISMLAGHTLSNYIPETIAHRLGGILLMAVGLWVLIQSLRDHRSVTTAEDEGKQGTVMEIRIHALGLVIQILREPSRADLDHSGEISAREALVLGLALSMDALAAGFAVSMLGYSVLLTAFIVGVGHLILTYAGLILGKGIGATAIGRQLSAIPGCILIALGIFKIYP; encoded by the coding sequence ATGGAAATATTGACTTTGGTATTGTTTGCCCTGGCACTAAACCTGGACGCTTTCGGTGCCGGTACAGCTTACGGGATTCGTAACATTAAGCTGCCTTTGACATCTATACTGATTATCAGTGCCATGTCTATGGCGGCCATAGCCATCTCCATGCTTGCCGGACATACCTTGTCAAACTACATTCCGGAAACTATTGCCCACAGATTGGGCGGCATACTATTGATGGCCGTTGGCCTTTGGGTACTCATCCAATCTCTGCGCGATCACCGTAGTGTAACAACAGCCGAAGATGAGGGTAAACAGGGAACAGTTATGGAAATTCGCATCCACGCACTGGGCTTGGTCATCCAGATCTTAAGAGAGCCATCCCGGGCCGATCTCGATCATTCCGGGGAAATCTCTGCCCGTGAAGCATTGGTTTTAGGGCTGGCACTGTCTATGGATGCCCTTGCCGCGGGCTTTGCAGTATCCATGCTGGGATATTCTGTTCTGCTGACAGCCTTTATAGTTGGGGTGGGACACTTGATACTCACTTACGCCGGCCTTATTCTTGGCAAGGGTATCGGCGCCACCGCCATCGGCAGACAGTTAAGTGCTATACCGGGATGTATATTGATTGCCCTTGGAATTTTTAAAATTTATCCTTAA
- a CDS encoding dephospho-CoA kinase: protein MIIGLTGNIGSGKSTVARHLKYLGAWVLDTDLVARDIVMPGKPALKAIVEAFGKKVLHDDGTLNRQAVGNIVFRNSDSRKRLNSIMHPRIVQEVKETIARFQTNRGPKAPALVIEVPLLFETGMEKLMDEVWLVTVDKPVQLKRIVERDNISEEQAKHRIDSQMPQADKVKKAHRIIDNSGPPQETFNKVAELWRKLFYSFP from the coding sequence TTGATTATTGGGCTGACAGGAAATATTGGCAGCGGCAAAAGTACCGTTGCCCGGCATTTAAAATATCTAGGTGCCTGGGTTTTAGACACCGACCTGGTAGCCAGAGATATAGTAATGCCCGGAAAACCCGCCTTAAAGGCCATAGTTGAAGCCTTTGGCAAGAAGGTATTACATGATGACGGGACTTTAAATCGCCAAGCAGTGGGTAATATTGTATTCCGGAATTCGGATTCCCGCAAACGCCTGAATTCAATTATGCATCCACGTATTGTGCAGGAGGTAAAGGAAACCATAGCCCGTTTTCAAACTAACCGGGGCCCTAAGGCCCCGGCTTTGGTCATTGAAGTACCGCTTCTTTTTGAAACCGGCATGGAAAAGCTCATGGATGAAGTTTGGCTGGTAACAGTAGACAAGCCGGTACAATTAAAGCGCATTGTGGAAAGAGATAACATTAGTGAAGAACAAGCCAAGCACCGCATAGACAGCCAGATGCCCCAGGCTGACAAGGTAAAAAAAGCACACCGTATTATTGATAACAGTGGGCCGCCGCAAGAGACCTTTAACAAGGTGGCAGAACTTTGGAGAAAGTTATTTTACTCATTTCCATAG
- a CDS encoding lytic transglycosylase domain-containing protein has translation MAVIYQKRKKLVRILLIVIFLALLFNIENMGSYLYPYHHQHVIEKYAAQNSVDPLLLAAIIKQESNFNPGARSPKGARGLMQIMPTTGDWIAQQLGMESFHPDQLYEVEPSIRMGAWYVSHLLEQFNGDLQAALAAYNGGQGNVRKWLAERDWEENQLQTSEIPFPETRNFVARVMKNYKIYSYLYLEKP, from the coding sequence TTGGCGGTTATTTACCAAAAAAGAAAAAAACTAGTGAGAATTCTCCTCATTGTTATCTTTTTAGCTTTACTCTTTAACATTGAAAACATGGGCAGTTACTTATACCCATACCACCACCAGCATGTAATAGAAAAATATGCAGCCCAAAACAGTGTAGATCCATTACTGCTTGCTGCCATCATCAAACAAGAAAGTAATTTCAATCCCGGGGCAAGATCACCAAAAGGGGCCCGGGGATTGATGCAAATAATGCCTACAACAGGTGATTGGATAGCCCAACAACTTGGCATGGAATCGTTCCATCCTGACCAATTGTACGAGGTGGAGCCCAGTATACGCATGGGAGCATGGTATGTATCGCATCTTTTAGAGCAATTTAACGGTGACCTGCAGGCGGCATTGGCGGCCTACAACGGCGGACAAGGTAACGTGAGAAAGTGGCTAGCTGAAAGGGATTGGGAGGAAAACCAGCTCCAAACATCTGAAATTCCGTTCCCTGAAACCAGGAATTTTGTGGCTAGAGTTATGAAAAATTATAAAATCTATAGTTACCTTTATTTAGAGAAACCATAG
- a CDS encoding integrase translates to MLGLERETYKKRPSNVLPMEAKLVRKTTIKESLKNFVKDMQAENLGQRTIAFHMENMAAMLKILEKQGIIIKIPAKLTKDMIKQNLILYMVSKNYKPNTINGRIKTLRKYITFLSQEDYIETNFASTLKKVRGKGEPIQAFTKDQVARLLEQPDRTTFTGFRDYTIFLLLLDTGIRLAELCGLRIQDVDLKEGMIKVSGKGSSGHVPFSGRCAKILEKYLYYRDLRPNDSDHLFTSIHGTALSRSTIQDQFKKYGKKAKIVDVRVSPHTMRHTFAKYYILGGGDAFSLQKILRHKNMDTVKIYVNLWGGEVKKQHDKYSP, encoded by the coding sequence ATGTTAGGATTAGAAAGAGAGACTTATAAAAAGAGGCCATCAAATGTTCTTCCTATGGAAGCAAAGTTGGTGCGTAAAACTACCATTAAAGAATCTTTAAAAAACTTTGTTAAAGATATGCAGGCCGAAAACTTAGGCCAGCGTACGATAGCTTTTCATATGGAGAACATGGCCGCCATGTTAAAGATTCTTGAAAAGCAGGGTATTATCATTAAAATTCCTGCTAAGCTGACAAAAGATATGATCAAACAGAATCTCATTTTATACATGGTAAGTAAGAACTATAAGCCAAATACGATCAATGGGAGAATTAAAACTCTGCGTAAATACATAACCTTTTTGTCACAGGAAGATTATATTGAGACGAATTTTGCTTCAACTTTAAAAAAGGTGAGAGGTAAAGGTGAGCCCATCCAGGCCTTTACAAAAGATCAGGTAGCAAGGCTCTTAGAGCAGCCTGACAGGACTACCTTTACCGGCTTTCGTGATTATACGATCTTCCTTTTGCTGTTGGACACTGGAATCCGATTGGCCGAGCTTTGCGGCTTGCGAATTCAAGATGTTGATTTAAAAGAGGGGATGATCAAGGTCTCAGGTAAAGGCTCAAGCGGTCATGTCCCTTTTTCGGGCAGGTGTGCAAAAATACTAGAAAAATATCTTTACTATAGAGACCTAAGACCTAATGATTCTGACCATTTATTCACTAGTATCCATGGGACAGCCCTTAGCCGCAGCACCATTCAGGACCAGTTTAAAAAGTATGGCAAAAAGGCTAAAATCGTTGACGTACGCGTCTCGCCCCACACCATGCGCCATACCTTTGCTAAATACTATATTCTGGGCGGGGGAGATGCCTTTTCGCTGCAGAAAATACTTCGCCATAAGAATATGGACACAGTGAAGATTTACGTAAATCTCTGGGGCGGCGAAGTTAAAAAGCAGCATGATAAATACAGCCCTTAG
- a CDS encoding recombinase family protein codes for MNFSKEVSAYIRASTNQQQLTLEFQKRANIEAAKNLGIILKEENIFTDAGVSGFTTPMEQRKNLQAVLKKAKKGEVSQLIVFKRDRLTRRAREYLKIAHSLQVHGVQIIFSDPAEHPFTTDYGWMVECVFAALLQKECEGIREKVILGLKTSHSMGLWTGGQPGFGFQYDKNSKELKVIREEAAAVKQIIHLLADGKSPQKIAQLLNEQNTLWASRNGKTGKWTTAKIKQIGSNPLFLGISERFGEKVHLKDQKPIVDSRIWQQAQETLEKYTPASRSKSSKKKAALLEGLVCCAQNYETTFRVRKLGKKYKYCCPDSNCTQDCPSKRININELESMVFSHCSHWFSSLDNRVLEKKTGLVLQNRLHEIETKINTLNSKNERLAKEISRHSDNYCRETHEFKKRQLDSKIMKLHEQKTEIEEKMSHFNTAQSELYALGQRQDKVLPILKDWEKSFASLNFNEQKSVYNQIIKFILIHPFRIEVLTNDTEILGVAD; via the coding sequence ATGAATTTTAGCAAAGAAGTCAGTGCTTATATAAGGGCATCTACCAATCAGCAGCAGCTGACCTTAGAATTTCAAAAAAGGGCAAACATAGAGGCTGCCAAAAACCTGGGGATCATATTAAAGGAAGAAAACATTTTCACTGATGCCGGGGTATCCGGCTTTACAACCCCAATGGAGCAGCGAAAAAACCTGCAAGCAGTGCTTAAAAAAGCAAAGAAGGGTGAAGTTAGCCAGCTAATCGTTTTTAAACGGGACAGGTTAACGCGAAGGGCAAGGGAATACCTGAAAATAGCCCATTCCCTTCAAGTACATGGGGTACAAATAATTTTCTCTGACCCCGCTGAACATCCCTTTACTACTGATTATGGGTGGATGGTTGAATGCGTTTTTGCTGCTTTGCTGCAAAAAGAATGTGAAGGGATTAGGGAAAAAGTAATTCTTGGCCTGAAAACTTCACACAGCATGGGGCTCTGGACGGGTGGTCAGCCGGGATTCGGATTTCAATATGATAAAAATAGCAAGGAGCTAAAGGTCATCAGGGAAGAAGCGGCAGCAGTTAAGCAAATTATTCATCTGCTTGCAGACGGAAAAAGCCCACAAAAAATTGCCCAACTTTTAAATGAACAAAACACTCTTTGGGCCTCTCGCAACGGCAAAACCGGCAAATGGACAACTGCCAAGATAAAACAAATCGGCAGCAACCCCCTATTTTTAGGCATTTCAGAGCGGTTTGGCGAAAAGGTCCACTTAAAAGACCAAAAACCAATCGTGGATAGTAGAATCTGGCAGCAAGCTCAAGAAACCCTTGAAAAGTATACACCAGCTTCCAGATCAAAAAGTAGTAAGAAAAAGGCAGCTTTGTTAGAAGGCCTTGTGTGCTGTGCGCAAAACTATGAAACCACCTTCAGAGTGAGGAAGTTAGGCAAAAAATACAAATACTGTTGTCCCGATAGTAATTGCACCCAAGATTGTCCTAGTAAACGAATAAACATCAATGAATTGGAATCTATGGTATTTTCTCACTGCAGCCACTGGTTTAGCAGCCTTGACAATAGGGTATTAGAAAAGAAGACCGGATTAGTATTACAAAACCGTCTGCACGAGATAGAAACCAAAATCAATACCCTTAACAGTAAAAACGAAAGGTTAGCAAAAGAAATAAGCCGCCACTCTGACAATTATTGCAGGGAAACCCATGAGTTCAAAAAAAGGCAGCTTGATAGTAAAATTATGAAACTTCATGAGCAAAAAACAGAAATAGAGGAAAAGATGAGTCACTTTAATACCGCACAAAGTGAATTATACGCATTGGGGCAACGGCAGGATAAAGTTTTGCCCATCCTTAAAGACTGGGAGAAAAGTTTTGCAAGCCTAAATTTTAACGAGCAGAAGAGTGTGTATAACCAAATAATTAAGTTTATTTTGATTCACCCTTTTAGGATTGAAGTTTTAACCAATGATACAGAAATTCTGGGAGTTGCAGACTGA
- a CDS encoding recombinase family protein translates to MPISDVLKPQTPVAIYNRYSSHKQESGMSIEMQMQAAQKIITEYELRLTNTYQDEKKPGYKTHFTRRKGMMELLKDARTGVFKAVITLCSDRVSRDVVQFISIIEILDQCGIQLIYSMPGMTQPFEQDIVSEMISYANAMHESERTSARVREAMKNKVDKGEWVGGSLPFGYQLNIKTGAIEILPLAAEIVKDVYQKYIRGFSFQSIANSVAPGHSPTGRWTRWQIEGIIKNPFYAGYLTWNKRLDRSNSAWRNPADWMMVESKYIPKIIDKKTWDIAQGVLLRKKTSRISSKHYSSPNILKGLLYCSCGQMLLPKDNRSKSILKGGTEKVYGKSYIQMP, encoded by the coding sequence TTGCCAATTTCAGACGTTTTAAAACCACAAACTCCCGTGGCCATTTACAACAGGTACTCGTCACACAAGCAGGAATCAGGCATGAGCATAGAAATGCAGATGCAGGCCGCGCAAAAAATAATTACAGAATATGAACTCCGTCTAACTAATACCTACCAAGACGAAAAAAAACCTGGGTATAAAACTCATTTTACCAGGCGTAAAGGCATGATGGAACTACTAAAGGATGCGCGAACAGGCGTATTTAAAGCGGTTATCACCCTATGCAGCGACAGGGTTTCCAGGGATGTAGTCCAGTTCATTTCTATTATAGAGATATTGGACCAATGTGGAATTCAGTTAATCTACTCCATGCCGGGAATGACACAGCCCTTTGAGCAGGATATTGTGAGCGAAATGATTTCCTATGCCAACGCCATGCACGAGTCAGAAAGAACCAGCGCCAGGGTACGCGAGGCAATGAAAAATAAAGTTGATAAAGGAGAGTGGGTGGGCGGCAGCCTACCCTTTGGCTACCAGTTAAACATTAAAACGGGCGCAATTGAAATTTTGCCTTTAGCGGCAGAAATCGTAAAAGATGTTTATCAAAAATATATCCGGGGCTTTAGTTTTCAGAGTATAGCTAACTCTGTAGCCCCAGGTCATTCACCAACCGGAAGATGGACCAGGTGGCAAATTGAAGGGATCATAAAAAACCCATTTTATGCCGGATACCTAACTTGGAATAAAAGATTAGACCGGTCCAACAGCGCCTGGCGTAACCCCGCCGACTGGATGATGGTTGAGAGCAAGTATATTCCTAAAATCATAGATAAAAAGACCTGGGACATTGCCCAGGGAGTGCTTTTGAGAAAGAAAACCAGCCGCATATCATCCAAACATTATTCATCTCCCAACATACTAAAGGGACTTTTGTACTGCTCATGCGGACAAATGCTACTGCCAAAGGATAACCGGTCAAAAAGCATTTTAAAAGGCGGCACAGAAAAGGTCTATGGGAAATCGTATATACAAATGCCCTAA
- a CDS encoding GNAT family N-acetyltransferase, translated as MQTQIGEQPLSFYPIIDCNYDTYKNFRCKNSSMESFLRTEARLSHLEKDSSTTLVFVEDEIIGYFTLRHQEVAFETDDEIHTEDCLEIARIAILESKQGLGFGQLVVSHIIDLAYMFNEKYIVGAALTEVVDWYRSKFQFKLMIEDEFSNIENEPITFIYLNLEFADLLEEYYNNP; from the coding sequence ATGCAAACCCAAATAGGAGAACAGCCTTTAAGTTTTTACCCTATTATCGATTGTAATTATGACACATATAAAAATTTTCGATGTAAAAACAGTAGCATGGAATCATTTTTAAGAACAGAGGCCCGTTTAAGTCACTTAGAAAAAGATTCCAGTACTACTTTAGTATTCGTTGAGGATGAAATTATTGGATACTTTACATTAAGACATCAAGAGGTTGCTTTTGAAACAGATGATGAAATCCATACAGAAGATTGTTTGGAAATTGCTAGAATTGCAATTTTAGAATCAAAACAAGGGTTGGGTTTTGGTCAATTAGTAGTTAGTCATATAATTGATTTAGCATATATGTTTAATGAGAAATATATTGTTGGAGCAGCTTTAACTGAAGTAGTTGATTGGTATAGAAGTAAATTTCAATTTAAACTAATGATAGAAGATGAATTTTCCAACATAGAAAACGAACCAATTACTTTTATCTATCTAAACCTTGAGTTTGCGGATTTATTAGAAGAATATTATAATAACCCTTGA